A single region of the Marinobacter nanhaiticus D15-8W genome encodes:
- a CDS encoding DUF2933 domain-containing protein, which yields MDRRFKITLAIFAVIALVLLWGEHKVHLLGALPWLILLACPLIHIFMHGGHGGHGGHRHQVEQSGKSVERRDD from the coding sequence ATGGATCGACGCTTCAAAATCACCTTGGCAATATTTGCCGTTATCGCACTGGTCTTACTCTGGGGAGAACACAAGGTTCATCTGCTTGGCGCTTTGCCTTGGCTGATACTGCTTGCCTGCCCACTGATCCACATCTTTATGCATGGTGGGCACGGCGGACATGGAGGGCATCGCCATCAAGTAGAGCAATCTGGCAAAAGCGTAGAACGGCGTGATGACTAG
- a CDS encoding isoprenylcysteine carboxylmethyltransferase family protein, with translation MTSGTSDYGLWSLVVLNSAIFIFFAFSFFKPQTRRDWRSFGAFSAFLVALFTEMYGFPLTLYFLSGWLQSQYPDVNWLAHDSGHLLEMLFGWKGSPHFGPFHLLSTVFIGLGFYLIAAGWRTLYAAQKAGQLAATGLYAHVRHPQYSGFVLIMFGFLLQWPTLLTLAMFPVLVWMYSRLSIHEERETEKAFGSDWRAYAARTPRFIPQLRNLRRKEIEEQE, from the coding sequence ATGACTAGTGGCACTTCGGATTATGGCCTTTGGAGCCTGGTGGTTTTGAATTCAGCGATTTTCATCTTCTTCGCCTTCAGTTTCTTCAAACCACAGACCCGCCGGGACTGGCGTTCGTTTGGTGCCTTCAGCGCGTTTCTGGTGGCACTGTTCACCGAGATGTACGGGTTCCCGCTGACGCTCTACTTCCTCTCCGGCTGGCTGCAGAGCCAGTATCCCGACGTTAACTGGTTGGCTCACGACAGTGGCCACTTGCTGGAAATGCTGTTTGGTTGGAAGGGGTCCCCACACTTTGGGCCGTTTCATCTCTTGAGCACAGTGTTTATTGGCCTCGGGTTTTATCTGATTGCGGCTGGCTGGCGTACCCTGTATGCCGCGCAAAAGGCAGGGCAGTTGGCCGCAACCGGCCTGTATGCCCACGTTCGCCACCCCCAGTATTCCGGCTTCGTGCTCATCATGTTCGGTTTTCTCCTGCAGTGGCCAACGCTGCTGACGCTGGCCATGTTCCCGGTGCTGGTGTGGATGTACTCGCGCCTGTCTATTCACGAGGAGCGTGAAACAGAAAAAGCGTTCGGCTCCGATTGGCGGGCCTATGCAGCCAGAACTCCCCGTTTTATTCCGCAATTGAGGAATTTGAGGCGCAAGGAAATCGAGGAACAAGAATGA
- a CDS encoding c-type cytochrome — MMHVVTISAGVLAVALISGCGKQTVDDRWYTQAQVERGAVVFDDNCASCHGGNAQGAFNWKKTLKDGSYPPPPLNGTGHAWHHSFDTLMGTISQGGAPMGGKMPAFADELSRDDQKAAIAYFQSKWEKRIYEAWSERSGL; from the coding sequence ATGATGCATGTGGTAACTATCTCAGCAGGCGTTCTTGCTGTCGCACTAATCAGCGGCTGCGGTAAACAGACGGTGGATGACCGCTGGTACACACAGGCCCAGGTCGAACGCGGCGCAGTGGTCTTCGACGACAACTGCGCAAGCTGCCATGGCGGAAATGCCCAAGGCGCTTTCAATTGGAAAAAGACCCTGAAGGATGGCTCCTATCCGCCGCCACCGCTCAACGGAACAGGCCATGCCTGGCACCATTCCTTCGACACGCTGATGGGTACAATTAGTCAAGGTGGCGCCCCCATGGGTGGGAAAATGCCGGCCTTCGCAGACGAGCTCTCCAGGGACGATCAAAAAGCCGCTATCGCCTATTTCCAAAGCAAATGGGAAAAGCGGATCTACGAAGCATGGTCTGAAAGGAGTGGGCTCTGA
- a CDS encoding cation transporter, whose translation MSTPCNGQCGSEDAVVSNEFKSPVTAKIGSQFSTYTVPKMDCPSEERMIRMALTGFDNIQSLSFDLSNRKLEIIHQGETGPITSKLETLGLGASLQKSEEASAESVRAAESSKTNESEESGTLWILLAINALMFLVEMTMGLIAQSAGLIADSLDMLADAAVYGLALYAVGHGIKMQVRAAHVAGILQLILAAGVLVEVGRRFLFGSDPQSLMMMTVASVALIANISCLLLIAKHREGGAHMKASWIFSANDVVINLGVILAGLLVAWTGSNYPDLIIGGIVGAIVLMGAKRILALKS comes from the coding sequence ATGAGCACCCCCTGCAATGGACAGTGTGGCAGCGAAGATGCTGTCGTAAGCAATGAGTTTAAGAGCCCCGTCACCGCCAAAATAGGCAGTCAGTTCAGCACCTACACCGTGCCAAAAATGGATTGCCCTTCAGAAGAGCGAATGATTCGAATGGCGCTCACGGGCTTTGACAACATTCAATCACTCTCATTCGACCTATCGAATCGAAAGCTGGAAATTATCCATCAGGGCGAAACCGGACCAATTACCAGCAAACTGGAAACCCTGGGGCTGGGCGCTTCCTTGCAGAAGTCAGAAGAGGCCAGCGCTGAGTCCGTCAGAGCGGCTGAATCGTCTAAAACCAACGAAAGCGAAGAATCCGGCACTTTATGGATACTGCTGGCAATCAACGCTCTGATGTTTCTGGTCGAGATGACGATGGGCCTGATCGCCCAGTCTGCTGGCCTGATTGCAGACTCGCTAGACATGCTTGCCGATGCCGCCGTCTACGGTCTCGCGCTTTACGCCGTTGGGCACGGCATCAAAATGCAGGTCAGAGCTGCGCATGTTGCCGGCATTCTCCAACTGATCCTTGCCGCCGGTGTACTGGTTGAAGTCGGCCGGCGTTTTCTGTTCGGTAGTGACCCTCAGTCGTTAATGATGATGACCGTTGCCTCTGTTGCTCTTATTGCGAATATCAGTTGCCTTCTTCTGATCGCAAAACACCGTGAGGGCGGTGCTCACATGAAAGCCAGCTGGATATTTTCAGCCAACGACGTGGTCATCAACCTGGGAGTAATACTTGCGGGACTGCTCGTTGCCTGGACCGGGTCCAACTACCCAGATCTGATTATTGGAGGAATTGTTGGTGCCATCGTATTGATGGGTGCCAAACGCATACTGGCACTGAAAAGCTGA
- a CDS encoding DUF3703 domain-containing protein, with translation MHSELKASYLTELEAARVAEWAGDFQTAFTHLERAHILSQKFALAHTATHLRMLRLGWRTRDVREVLGQSIRTIAALVFSRIWVPVGNTGRANVSAFAPMPVPEDLAEILGKSAVSMVAHNVPKNRRLP, from the coding sequence ATGCACAGTGAATTGAAGGCGTCCTATCTTACGGAGCTTGAAGCGGCACGCGTTGCGGAATGGGCGGGCGATTTCCAAACAGCCTTCACTCACCTTGAGCGAGCCCATATCCTCAGCCAGAAATTTGCTCTGGCGCACACTGCAACCCATCTGCGAATGCTCAGACTAGGGTGGCGGACAAGAGACGTTCGTGAAGTGCTGGGGCAGTCTATTCGAACCATTGCCGCCCTGGTCTTTTCCCGAATTTGGGTTCCGGTCGGAAACACCGGTCGTGCCAACGTCAGCGCGTTTGCACCCATGCCGGTGCCCGAAGACTTGGCAGAGATACTGGGAAAAAGCGCGGTCAGTATGGTTGCTCACAACGTACCGAAGAATCGGCGGCTCCCTTGA
- a CDS encoding cation diffusion facilitator family transporter, with translation MHDHSHGHDHSHHFDTHNRSFAIAVFLNILFVVIEAVYGVISGSLALLADAGHNLSDVMGLIMAWAASWLASKAATNAKTYGLKKTTILAALFNALILIAAVGGITWEALQRLTDPADVAGLTVVIVAGIGVLINGATMMLFLKGQKGDINIRGAFLHMAADTAVSVGVVISGTILMFTNLTWIDPIVSLVIAVVIFVGTWQLLKDSVNLAVDAVPKGIDPSAVHERLERLPGVISAHHLHIWALSTTENALTVHLVKPDPESDDQVISEAAEMLNQHFGIQHTTVQWERCEGQCPNTLLC, from the coding sequence ATGCACGATCACAGTCACGGTCACGACCACAGCCATCATTTCGACACCCATAACCGCTCCTTTGCGATTGCTGTGTTCCTCAACATCCTGTTTGTCGTCATCGAAGCGGTGTACGGGGTCATATCCGGCTCGCTGGCGCTGCTTGCCGATGCCGGCCACAACCTCAGCGATGTTATGGGGTTGATCATGGCCTGGGCAGCCAGTTGGCTGGCCAGCAAAGCGGCAACCAACGCAAAGACCTATGGCCTGAAGAAAACCACGATTCTGGCGGCCCTGTTTAACGCTCTGATTCTGATCGCCGCTGTCGGTGGCATTACCTGGGAAGCCCTTCAGCGCCTGACAGATCCTGCCGACGTCGCTGGTCTGACCGTGGTGATCGTGGCTGGCATTGGCGTACTGATCAACGGCGCAACCATGATGCTCTTTCTCAAAGGGCAGAAAGGGGACATCAATATCCGGGGCGCTTTCTTGCATATGGCCGCAGATACCGCAGTGTCGGTCGGCGTCGTGATCTCCGGCACGATACTGATGTTCACCAACCTGACCTGGATTGATCCAATTGTGAGTCTCGTTATTGCCGTTGTGATCTTTGTGGGCACCTGGCAGTTACTGAAGGACTCCGTAAACCTGGCGGTGGATGCTGTTCCCAAGGGGATTGATCCTTCGGCTGTCCATGAGCGTCTTGAACGATTGCCAGGAGTAATATCGGCCCATCACCTACACATCTGGGCCCTGAGTACCACCGAAAACGCGCTAACCGTTCACCTAGTGAAACCCGACCCCGAGAGTGACGACCAGGTGATCAGTGAGGCCGCTGAAATGCTGAATCAGCACTTTGGAATCCAGCATACGACCGTTCAGTGGGAGCGTTGTGAGGGCCAGTGCCCAAATACATTGCTTTGCTGA